The region AAAATTAACGAGTTTCATTAATGGTAAAAATTCAGAAAGATTAATTTTTACTCAAAACGGAACAGAGTCTTTAAATCTTGCTATATTGGGATTTCTCAAAGAAAAAAATCATGTCATCACAACTTCACTGGAACACAACTCTGTAATGAGGCCATTAACTTTTTTACAAAAAGAAAAACAAATTGATATTTCTATTATTCAATGTTCTTTTGATGGAATACTTGACATACAAAAAATAAAAAATTCTATTCGCCACAATACAAAGGCAGTTATCATAAATCATGGATCAAACGTTATCGGCATTGTACAGCCAATAAAAGAAATTAAAAAAAATATCGGCGACATACCCATCATTGTTGACGCATGTCAGACAATAGGTTCAGCACCTATCGATATACAACATGACAACATAGATATCCTTTGCTTCTCTTGTCATAAGTCACTCTATAGTATACAGGGTCTCGGTGCTATTTATTTAAGAAACGGTATCGAACTCACACCACTTAAATTCGGCGGAACCGGCAGTAAATCAGAATCAGTAGAGCATCCAGAATTCATGCCAGATAAATATGAATGTGGAACACCGAACACTCCTGCAATTGCATCTCTCCTTGGAGGGCTTACATTCATCGAGAAGACAGGCTACAACAGGATTCTTAAGAAAAAAAAGTCGTTAATAAAAACATTCTTAAATAGAATTTCTGAAATAGATGACATTATTTTTTATGGTAATTATAAAAACGAAAATAACATTCCTGTTATGTCAATAAATATAAAAAATAAGTTGCCATCAGAGGTTGGTTATGAATTAAATAAGAAAGAAATATATGTGAGAGTTGGTCTTCACTGTTCTCCTATGGCACATCAAACGATAGGAACATTTCCCGAAGGCACAGTCAGAATCGCACCCGGATATTTTACAACCGAAGACGATATTGATATTTTCATAGAGGCACTAAAAGATATTGCAAGAAAATAAAAATATTTACTATTTACTTTTCCATACCATTCACGATGTGCTAAAAACTGAAAAGTTGCTTAAAGCACATGGCTGTAATTTTGAACTTGTTCCTGTCCCCAGAAATCTCAGTTCTGACTGTGGTTCATGCATAAAGTTAAAAGGCAATATTGAAGATGTGTTGAAACAGGTAAACAAAATTGAGATTGATAGATGTTTTTTGTTTGATGGAAAAACCTATACTGCCCTTATTGCCCCTTCCGGGCACATTTCCTGACAGCAATAGCATCGTATGCATTTTTTATAATCAAAAAACGGCGTTTCTTGAGATTCTGAAAGTGCACCTGCCGGACACACCTTTATGCATACTTTGCAGTTCTTACAAATGTGAGAATTTATTTTTGGTTTTTTTATAAAAAAACTACTCAAAATTCTTTTAACAAGTTGAGGTAGGTTCCAATCGGTGTTCATGGTAGCAGGTAATTGAAAATCAGAGAATGTCTCCCTACCCCTACCCCCTCCCATTAAGGGAGAAGAAACATGGATAACCTCATAGTCTCCTATCAATCGGTGCTGTAAAGCTAATGCGCTAACAGGCAATAAATAGGTTAACCCAACCATCTTCTCAATTGCGTGATCAAGCATAAAGGTGTTTCTGCTGAGAGCCATAAACCCTAAATCTCGTACCCGGCCACCTGAAGGACCATCTTTATCCATCCCCACAATTCCGTCAATAATAGTCAACGAGGGCTTGACAATGTTATGAATATCAATAAGAAGAGAAGCAAAAAGCATCCTGTCTCTGCCAGCCCTTAAATGCCATTTCGCCTTGTCAAAAGAGGGAATAAACCCAAATGTATTTTTTACACCCAGTGTCAACCCCATCATTGCGTGCGTTTTAAGTTTTGGAATATTTATAATAATGTCATAATCATCAGGATTTTCACCAAGCGTAAACTCTCTGTATGGGGATATTCCCTGCCACTTTTTTATCACTTTCTGGTTAAATGGTATTACTTTTAAGCCATGACTCTTAACAACATCCATGATCCCGCTGTGCAAAAGCACCTTTCCGGTCGATTCAAAACCAGGGCTATCCCCGATATAGACATCGCAGGAGTAGTCCATAAGAATTTCAGAAATTGCCCTTATAAATTCTGGATGGGTTGTCACGGCCTTATCAGGGGGGTTGGCGCTTAAGAGATTGGGTTTTAATAGAACCTTTGATTTTGCAATCTTAAAGTCTATTTCTTCAAAACCTTTGTTAATAAAATTCTTAATTTTATCAGTATCATAGGTTTCACATCTTCCTATTACTACTTTTCCGGCCATATTTTTCTTATCTTTCAAATTTTATTTCAAGGAAGGTTATGCACATATCGCCATCTTTTATTTCCCAGCAAATGCTATTGTCACCTCCACTATCTAAGTCATACTTCACCTTATAAAGTCTTTTTTGAATGTACTTATTCCCCGTCTCTCCTCTTCTATAATCTTTTAAAACTAAGTCATCGATAAATTCGGAAAGTTTTATACCAAAATCTTGTTCGAATTCAGCCTCTTCGGAGGTCGATCCTTCTTTTGTAACTAAAAGAAATTTCTCCCCTTCTTTTTCCAGATGGATGACAGTATCCCCAAAGGGGCCATAGACATCTATGATAAGTTTATCAGGATATTCAAGTTTTAATGACATGGAACCGGAATATTTCGTATTTTTCCATGCCATATCAAGCTCACAAAGAGCTTCTATATATTGAATGTTATCCGGCCACACAATCTGAACAGTCTTTCGGGGAATTAATGCACATGCAGAAATAAGGAGAAAGACAAAAATCAAAAGGGCTATCTTTTTCACTTTGCTTTTTCTTCAATACCTTTTAATTTTTCTCCGATAGCCTTCTTTTTATCCTCATTTTTTTCTAATGTCAGAGATTTTTCGTAATACTCCTTTGCTTTACCATATTCTTTTAAACTTGCGTATATATCGCCCAGATGTTCGGCAATCGTAGGGTCTTCAGGCAATCTCTGGTAAGCCTTCTGCAACTCATTGAGAGCCTTATCGAAATCACCTTTTTTATAATAGACCCACCCCATGCTATCGATGATGTAGCCATCATCAGGCTTTTTGGCTAACGCCTTTTTTATCATCTCTTCGGCTTTGTCTAGATTGATGCCTTTGTCAGCCCATGTATATCCGATAAAATTCAGGGCATTCGGGTACTCCGGGTCAATCTTCAAAACATTTTCCATATATGTTAGAGCCCTTTCTGTATCACCAGTTTTCTCGTACAACACACCTGTCTGATACAAAAGGTCCAGATTTTCAGGAATATTCTTTCTTGCCTGTTCAAGAACCTCTATCCCCTTAGGATAATCATTCTTTTCTTCATAAAGAGTGGCCAGCATCATATAGATATCTGCATCATCCTTCTTAGTCTCAAGAAATTCAGACAATTTCTTAATTCCTTCATCAATTAACCCCGATTTCATATAGAGCAAGGTGAGACTTTTAATGGCAGTTTGAAATTCCTCTGATTTAGTGTCAATCTTTAAGAATTCATCAATAGCCCTTCGCGCATCACCCTTGCCCTTGAGCGCCAGAGCAAGGTACAACCTTACCGAATTGTTCTTCGGTTTTGTTGCAAGTAATATGTTAAATTCCCTTATTGCCTCATCGTATCTCTCCTGTTCAAGATGTAAAAGACCTATTTTTACCCTCACAGAAAGATCACTCCTGTCAACATCAGACAATTTTTCAAATTCATTTATTGCCCTGTCGTACTGCCTCTGCTTGATAAATATATCGGCAATTTTCGATCTTGCCTTTTTATTAAGAGGGTCAAAAACAATGACTCTCTGGTAATACTCTATGGCCTGAGAGTAATTGCCCTCAATTTCGCAAATATTCCCCAGATCCAGAAGAGCAGGCTCAAAATTAGGTTTAATTTCTAATACTTTATTGTAATATTTCCTGGCTTCGCCATATTGCTTTAATTCTGCCTTTATTCGCCCGATATAATAGAGTGTAATGAGGTTATCGCTATCGTAGGTAAGAATTTTATCATATGTTTTTATTGCTTCTTCATATTTTTTTTCCCCTATATAAATAGAACCGAGATACAGGTATGCTTCTGTGTCCTCCTCATTCAAAACAATGCATTTCACATACATGGTTTTTGCTTTATCAAACTCGCCCTTTGCAGAATAGATGCTTCCTAATAGGATAAGGGCGCTGCGGTTGTTTTCGTTAAATTTGACTGCTTCCTGTAAAATAGGTTCAGCTTTATCGATTTCACCCTTCTTGATGTACGAAAAAGAAAGTTCACTTCTTATATCAGAAGATTTCGGATCGAAACGGAGTGCTGATTTGTAATATTCAATAGCATCATCATATTTTCCCTGAACTTCGCTCCTGTAACCTTTCAAAAAAGAAAGTATGGAGGAAGAATAATCATTTGCAGTTGCACAAAGGGGAAGTAAAACGAAAATTACGCATGTTATGAGTCTTTTCATGGACGTAATACTACCATAACTCTTTTTTAAAATCTATCAACTGAATCTAAAACACAAAATAGCTCGATTCTGTATAAGGATGTTAGTGAATCAGTTTTCCTATCCTCGTCCATCTCACATAATTAAGAACACCGTCAGATTTGTTGTTCCATGAGAAATATAATATGAGGGCTCTCCCGACAAGGTCTTCCTTCCTTACAAAACCCCAGAATCTGCTGTCAAGACTTCTGTCCCTGTTGTCACCCATGACAAAATAGGAGTCTTTGGGTACAGTAACAGGTCCCAGGTTGTCTTTTGGTGATAAGTAAAACGGGACAATCCCGCTATCGCTATAATGTCCCCACCTATCGTTGATTTTTTTTCCATTTATATAAATAACTTTGCTTTTAATCTCAACGATATCTCCTTCAATGGCAATGACCCTCTTGATAAAGTCCTTACTTCTGTCCACAGGATAACGGAATACAATGACATCTTCTCTTTTTGGGTCACCGAGGCTAAAAATTACAGTATCCGTGAAGGGTACTTTCATAACATAACTAAGCCTGTTTACGAGCAGATGGTCACCTATCAATAAAGTAGGTTCCATCGAGCTTGACGGTATCTTGAATGCCTGAATAAAAAACCCTCGCACAAAAAAGGCAATAATCGCAGCAATAACAAGCGATTCAATATATTCCCTGGTTTTACTCTTCTTTTTTTCCATTCCCTCTCCAATTCAGCATAGAGCTTAGAGCAAGGAGTTTAAACCCTCTACCCTTAACTCTCTGATCTCTGCAATTTTACATCTTATCCGGTGCAGATACACCGAGAATATCCAGACCCTTTTTAATAATCTTTTGTAGCATAAAGAGGAGCAACAGTCTCGCCATAGTGAGATTTACCTCGTTTTTCAACACCCTCGTTTTATTATAATAACTATGGAATTTCCCAACAAGGTCAATCAGATAAAACGTTAAACGATGCGGCTCAAGGTTTCTCGCACAGCCTTCCATGACATCATAAAAATGATGGATGGCTTTAATTAAATCAATCTCATCTTTCCGCGTTAAAAGGTCTATATTAATACTGCCTTCTGTCTTCTGTCTTCTGCCTTCTGCGATAAGGGTATCCACATCTATTCCATCTTCTTCCGCATTTCTGAAGATGCTCTGAATCCGTGCATTTGCGTATTGAACGTAAAACACAGGGTTTTCATTTGAAGTCTTTTTTGCAAGATCGAGATCAAATTCCAGGTGAGCATCACTCTTCCTCATAAGGAAGAAAAACCTCGCCGCATCTCTGCCAACCTCGCTCAAAACCTCTTTCAAAGTGGTAAACTGCCCTGCTCTGGTCGACATACCCACGGGTTTGCCATCTTTCAAGAGTGTAACAAACTGTATAAGAATCACCTTCAGGCTGTCTTTTTGCCCGGCAAGGGCTTCCAGGGAGGCCTTTAACCTCGGGATATACCCATGATGGTCCGAACCCCATAAATCAACTAATAATTTAAAGCCTCTCTCTAATTTTTCCCTGTGATAGGCAATATCCGAGGCAAAATACGTCTTTTCACCATCTGATTTTATTAAAACTCTGTCTTCATCCTTTTCAAATAGACTTGTCTTAAACCATAGCGCATCATCTTTTTCGTAAGAAAAACCTCTCTGTCTCAGGAATTCAAGGGTATCATCAACAATACCACTCTCAAATAGTGTAGATTCCTTATAATAGTTGTCAAAGAACACACCAAATTCTTCAAGGTCTTCCTGAATGCCCTTCATTACTTTACTACCCGAATAACCTGCCATAAATTTGATGGCCTCATCCTGATTAGCCGGAATGGGGACATTATGTTCTATCAGTTCTGCTGCAAGTTCTTTTACGTAATCCCCCTGATAAAAGTGTTGCGGATACTCAATATCTTCCCCTTTTAGTTCCCTCCAGCGTGCATAGGTTGATGCACCGAGGGTGGCTATTTGTTTCCCTGCGTCATTAATATAATATTCCTTTATCACATTATAGCCGGTATTCTTTAATACGTTTGCCAGGACATCGCCTACCGCCGCACCCCGCCCGTGACCTATATGCAGGGGGCCCGTAGGATTGGCGCTCACAAATTCTATGAGGACTTTCTTTCCATTGCCCACATCAGGCAAAAAGGCATCTATCCCTGATTCATAAATATTCATTAATGTTTGCTTCCATATTTCGTCTTTTACATAAAAATTTATAAAACCCTTGCCTGCAGACTCTATTTTCTCGCATGTATCGTTATAATTCATATTCTGAATAACTGTCTTTGCAATTTCCTGTGGATTTTTTCTCAGTTTAGGGGAAAGAAGAAAAGCGATATTGGTTGAATAATCTCCGAATTCTCCTTCTCTTGGTATCTCTACAATGGGGTCAATATTAATCTCGTAAGGGAAAATGCCTTTCCCCTTACAATTGTCACATGCCTCCTTTATGATCTCCGCTATCCTCTTTTTTATCATCACCTTTCTCCGAATGCTTTATAGATAAATCCTTCGTATAATCAGGACATCTCATGCTGACATCCTTTCCTCTTAAGAACTTTTTTTTACAGTTTTCCCGCCAGGCGCATACTATACAAAGCGAAGGTTCGTCACTCATTGTTTTCACTCCAGAATTTCTTTATATAGCGATGGTTTTCTCTCTTTTATCAAGGGCCACTCTCTTCTCACTCTTTTTAAATATTCCAGATCAATATCTGCAAGAAGAATACTGTCGCCACCGCCTGTTGGCCCTCCGATCAATTCTCCTTCAGGACTTGCACAAAAACTCATTCCATAAAAATCCTGGGCAGGTTCACTCCCTACCCTGTTCACCCTCATAATAAAAACCCCATTTGTAATGGCATTCCCAGATATAACAGTTTGCCAGATATGCTGGGATTTGAATGCACATGCTGTGGGGGCAAACACAACATCAGCGCCTTTTAGCGCAAGGATTCTTGTCCCTTCAGGGTAGAGGTTGTCCCACGAGATTTGAACACCAATCTTTCCAAATTTTGTTTCAAAAACAGGAAATCCTTTATCACCCTGAAAAAAATAATATTTTTCTTCCCAGAGAGGTATATCCGGAAGATGAATTTTCCTGTATCTCCCCAAAATTGTGCCATCGGAATCTATTACCATACAACAATTAAAATAGCGGGAACCACTTTTTTCAAAGAGAGGTAACATAATCACTGCTTCGGCTGATTTTGCCTTTTTTCTCATAATCTTAATGGTTTCGCTTCTCGTGCCTTCAGCTAAACTGAATGCATTGGCGTCTCTATCTTTAGGAAACCATTGAAGGTTGAATAATTCCTGAAAGCAGATAATCTTAGCCCCTTCCTTGAGGGCAAGATCCATTATCTTTAACGCCTTTTCAAAATTAGCGTTCCTGTCAACGGAACAAGCGAACTGAATACCTGCTATTTTCATGATATGAAAATCGTTCTCCTTCTGGGGGTAATTCGTTTCAATGTGAAAGGTAACAGATGGTAAAGAGGTGTGTCAAGGGAAAACCCACTTAAGAAATAAGGGATCGGGGGTCAGGAAGGGACAAAAAAACCCTCAAATCCTTAAACCCTTAGACCCGCGAACCCTCGAATCCTCGAATCCTTAAATTAATAATTCTCTGCCATCACCTCATAATATGCCGTGGGGTGGGCACAGGCAGGGCATTCTTTCGGGGCTTCTTTGCCTTCATGGACATAACCGCAATTCCTGCATCTCCATTTGACAATAGTGTCCTTCTTAAAAACCTTATCATGCTTAACATTGTTCAGCAATGCAAGATATCTCTTTTCATGCCCCTGTTCAACGTGCGCAATGGACCTGAATATCTGGGCAACTTCGGGAAATCCATCTTCATCGGCAATCTTTGCAGCTTCAGGATACAACACGGTGTACTCAAGATTTTCACCGGCTGCTGCTGCCTGAAGGTTTTCAGCGGTTTTTCCTATTACCCCAGCAGGGAAAGCTGCAGTAATTTCAGCCTCTCCTCCTTCAAGAAATTTAAAGAATTTCTTTGCATGCTCCTTCTCATTGTCAGCAGTATCAGAAAAAAGCCATGATATTTGCTCGTATCCTTCTTTCTTGGCTTGGGATGCAAAATATGTATATCTGTTCCTTGCCTGTGATTCTCCTGCAAAAGCAGTAAGAAGGTTTTTCTCAGTCTTTGTTCCTTTTAGGCTCTTCATGTATCATCCTCCTCATCGTTAGAATGGAAAATCAGCTTTTCCACAAGCCATGTAGCGTACAATATTCTCTCGCCGTTACCTGTTCACCCTTTACCGGGAAGAATGCCTCCGGTGCTTCCCCGGGCTTTAAGAACTGAATGTAACTCTTACCATCATGAATAATTTCAATCCAGACAATGTAATGCTTTTCTTCCATCGGATGAGGAACACCGCCAACCTTTACCTTGATGCCACCTGCTGTCTTCTCAATTACTGGAACATGTTTCTCAAGGGATGCATCAACTGTATTTTCCTTCAAAAGTACCATCGGCTGGTTGCAGCAAACAAGCTGTCCCTTTCCACCCTGCATTACTTCAACAATATTACCGCAAATACCACATTTGTAAACCTCTGATCTCTCTGCCATGATAAACCTCCTTTTTTTATTTTTGTGCCTTATCTGTGTATTCCTTCTCTAAGCAATCCCTGCAAATACCTTTGAAATAGCCATGGACTTCTTCTATCTTATGTCCATCAATCTCCTGTTTCACCGCAAAACCACATTGTACTTCCACATCAATAATACGACCGCACTTCTTACACAACAAATGATGGTGTGGGATTGTGATGTAATCGTAACGTAATTCTTCAGGCGTTATCGTAAGGGAGCTCACAAGACCTTTTTCTACAAAGGTGTTCAAAGTATTGTAAACGGTCGTCTTTGAAATCGTGGGCATCTCTTTACATAACAGATCAAAAATTGTACTCACGTTGGGATGATCACGGTTTCCTTCAAGAATTTCCAATATTTTTATCCTCTGGTGAGAGGGTTGAATGTTTTTTGAAGTAAGTTTTTTTATTAATGTTTCCATAATTGTAATAATAACATAATTATTATAATTCTAATTTAATAATGATGTCAAGCATAATTATTAAAATCAATTCCCAACATAATTTTCGCGTCTACTCTCTTCTATCTGCCCTGTCCACTATTCACTATTCACTGTTTACGGGTTTTCATTTACCTCGCGATATTTTTGTGATATTTTACATATATGTTTGGTATAGGTCTTCCTGAGATACTTGTAATACTTGTTGTTGCTTTAATTGTTGTAGGTCCTTCAAGGTTACCCGAGCTTGCAAAATCGCTTGGTAAGGCATTCAATGAATTCAAGCGGATGGCAGATGAAGTAAAAGACACAATACAAGAAGAGGTTATCAAAGAAGAACCGCCTAAAGAAACGGTTATAAGCCAGGAGACCGTTCCGGAAACAGAAAAGAAGGAAGACAACAATACTAAACCCGTCACGCATGATGCGTAACGCGTAACGAGTTTTTATTTATGACAAAACAACCCCGTACAGATGAAAAGCAGCCGTTCCTCTCCCATTTAAAGGAGCTTCGGGACAGGCTCATAGTCAGCTTCATCGCCCTTGCCATCGCCTTCGTTTTTGCCTACTATTTCAAAGAAAAGGTTTTTTCATTTCTTATGCAACCTTTTGTAAAGGTAATGCCGGAAAAAAGTTCTTTCATTTTTACCTATGTAACCGAGGCATTCATAACATACTTCAAAATATCCTTTGTTGTTGCCATCTTTATCTCGTCCCCCGTTATCCTCTATCAATTCTGGATGTTTGTTGCGCCGGGGCTTTATGAAAAAGAGAAGAAATATGTCCTTCCTTTTATTTTTTTTGGAAGCCTCTGCTTCGTTTCCGGAGCACTGTTCAGTTATTACATCATAATGCCGGTCATATATAAATTCTTTGTCAGTTACGCAGGGAATTTTATTATACCTATGCCCGATTTGAAAGGCTACATGAACCTCACCCTGAAGCTGCTGATAATATTCGGGTTAATATTCGAGTTGCCTCTTGTTGCATTCTATCTTGGCAAGGCTGGTATCATTAACCACAGAATGCTTTCAACAAAAAGAAGGTATGCAATACTCGCGATATTCATACTGAGCGCAATCATTACACCCCCGGATGTTTCAAGCCAGATATTAATGGCTTTACCAATGTGGGGGCTTTATGAATTAAGTATCATTATTACAAGATTTTTTGGGAAGAAGGTGCCAATCGATGAAACAGCTTAATATTGTGATTCTCGCTGCAGGAAAAGGCGAGCGGATGTTGTCAAAAAAACCGAAAGTAATGCATGAGATTATGGGAAAACCCATGATAGTGTATGCGGTTGAGAGGGCAAAAGAGTTGGCTCCTGTAAGCATAACCGTCGTGACCGGATTCGGGAGGGAAAAGGTTGAGGCCTTTCTGGAAAGGTACAATGTCAATATTTCCGTGCAAACCGAACAAAAAGGCACTGCACATGCAGTCCTCACGGCCAAACGGTTTATTCACGGAGGCAATATCCTCATTCTATATGGCGACGTGCCCCTCATGGAATACTCTACTCTGAATGATTTCATCTCCTTTTACAAAAAATCGGGGAATATCACATTTATGACAACCAGGGTAGATAATCCGTCAGGGTATGGAAGGGTGTTTATGGATGGCAATGTAATCAAAGATATTATCGAAGATGCCGATGCAACCCCTGAAGAGAAAGCAATACAGGAGATCAATACCGGAATATGTATTATCCCTGAAGAGTGTTTCTCCCTTCTCGGAGAGATCAAAAACAACAATAAAAAAGGTGAGTATTACCTTACCGATATATGCAAAGTGGCAAAAAACAAAGGCCTCACCGTCAAGGGTTACCATTATGATAAATCATCAGAGGTACTGGGCGTTAACGGCAGGAAAGAATTATTAGAGGCCAATTTAACAATGAAAGATAGAGTTCTCGATGCCCACATAAAAAATGGCGTGACGTTGCTTGACAGGAATGTCTACATCGAAAGTACGGTAACAATTGAAAAAGATACCATCATTTTCCCAAACTCCTATATCATGGGAAACAC is a window of Pseudomonadota bacterium DNA encoding:
- a CDS encoding aminotransferase class V-fold PLP-dependent enzyme, translating into MIYLDNAATSFPKPIESIQYLNNFIQGIGGNPGRSGHKLSVDAARIIFDAREKLTSFINGKNSERLIFTQNGTESLNLAILGFLKEKNHVITTSLEHNSVMRPLTFLQKEKQIDISIIQCSFDGILDIQKIKNSIRHNTKAVIINHGSNVIGIVQPIKEIKKNIGDIPIIVDACQTIGSAPIDIQHDNIDILCFSCHKSLYSIQGLGAIYLRNGIELTPLKFGGTGSKSESVEHPEFMPDKYECGTPNTPAIASLLGGLTFIEKTGYNRILKKKKSLIKTFLNRISEIDDIIFYGNYKNENNIPVMSINIKNKLPSEVGYELNKKEIYVRVGLHCSPMAHQTIGTFPEGTVRIAPGYFTTEDDIDIFIEALKDIARK
- a CDS encoding DUF362 domain-containing protein, with the translated sequence MKDKKNMAGKVVIGRCETYDTDKIKNFINKGFEEIDFKIAKSKVLLKPNLLSANPPDKAVTTHPEFIRAISEILMDYSCDVYIGDSPGFESTGKVLLHSGIMDVVKSHGLKVIPFNQKVIKKWQGISPYREFTLGENPDDYDIIINIPKLKTHAMMGLTLGVKNTFGFIPSFDKAKWHLRAGRDRMLFASLLIDIHNIVKPSLTIIDGIVGMDKDGPSGGRVRDLGFMALSRNTFMLDHAIEKMVGLTYLLPVSALALQHRLIGDYEVIHVSSPLMGGGRGRETFSDFQLPATMNTDWNLPQLVKRILSSFFIKKPKINSHICKNCKVCIKVCPAGALSESQETPFFDYKKCIRCYCCQEMCPEGAIRAV
- a CDS encoding tetratricopeptide repeat protein is translated as MKRLITCVIFVLLPLCATANDYSSSILSFLKGYRSEVQGKYDDAIEYYKSALRFDPKSSDIRSELSFSYIKKGEIDKAEPILQEAVKFNENNRSALILLGSIYSAKGEFDKAKTMYVKCIVLNEEDTEAYLYLGSIYIGEKKYEEAIKTYDKILTYDSDNLITLYYIGRIKAELKQYGEARKYYNKVLEIKPNFEPALLDLGNICEIEGNYSQAIEYYQRVIVFDPLNKKARSKIADIFIKQRQYDRAINEFEKLSDVDRSDLSVRVKIGLLHLEQERYDEAIREFNILLATKPKNNSVRLYLALALKGKGDARRAIDEFLKIDTKSEEFQTAIKSLTLLYMKSGLIDEGIKKLSEFLETKKDDADIYMMLATLYEEKNDYPKGIEVLEQARKNIPENLDLLYQTGVLYEKTGDTERALTYMENVLKIDPEYPNALNFIGYTWADKGINLDKAEEMIKKALAKKPDDGYIIDSMGWVYYKKGDFDKALNELQKAYQRLPEDPTIAEHLGDIYASLKEYGKAKEYYEKSLTLEKNEDKKKAIGEKLKGIEEKAK
- the lepB gene encoding signal peptidase I; this encodes MEKKKSKTREYIESLVIAAIIAFFVRGFFIQAFKIPSSSMEPTLLIGDHLLVNRLSYVMKVPFTDTVIFSLGDPKREDVIVFRYPVDRSKDFIKRVIAIEGDIVEIKSKVIYINGKKINDRWGHYSDSGIVPFYLSPKDNLGPVTVPKDSYFVMGDNRDRSLDSRFWGFVRKEDLVGRALILYFSWNNKSDGVLNYVRWTRIGKLIH
- the argS gene encoding arginine--tRNA ligase, with protein sequence MIKKRIAEIIKEACDNCKGKGIFPYEINIDPIVEIPREGEFGDYSTNIAFLLSPKLRKNPQEIAKTVIQNMNYNDTCEKIESAGKGFINFYVKDEIWKQTLMNIYESGIDAFLPDVGNGKKVLIEFVSANPTGPLHIGHGRGAAVGDVLANVLKNTGYNVIKEYYINDAGKQIATLGASTYARWRELKGEDIEYPQHFYQGDYVKELAAELIEHNVPIPANQDEAIKFMAGYSGSKVMKGIQEDLEEFGVFFDNYYKESTLFESGIVDDTLEFLRQRGFSYEKDDALWFKTSLFEKDEDRVLIKSDGEKTYFASDIAYHREKLERGFKLLVDLWGSDHHGYIPRLKASLEALAGQKDSLKVILIQFVTLLKDGKPVGMSTRAGQFTTLKEVLSEVGRDAARFFFLMRKSDAHLEFDLDLAKKTSNENPVFYVQYANARIQSIFRNAEEDGIDVDTLIAEGRRQKTEGSINIDLLTRKDEIDLIKAIHHFYDVMEGCARNLEPHRLTFYLIDLVGKFHSYYNKTRVLKNEVNLTMARLLLLFMLQKIIKKGLDILGVSAPDKM
- a CDS encoding rubrerythrin family protein; the encoded protein is MKSLKGTKTEKNLLTAFAGESQARNRYTYFASQAKKEGYEQISWLFSDTADNEKEHAKKFFKFLEGGEAEITAAFPAGVIGKTAENLQAAAAGENLEYTVLYPEAAKIADEDGFPEVAQIFRSIAHVEQGHEKRYLALLNNVKHDKVFKKDTIVKWRCRNCGYVHEGKEAPKECPACAHPTAYYEVMAENY
- a CDS encoding desulfoferrodoxin yields the protein MAERSEVYKCGICGNIVEVMQGGKGQLVCCNQPMVLLKENTVDASLEKHVPVIEKTAGGIKVKVGGVPHPMEEKHYIVWIEIIHDGKSYIQFLKPGEAPEAFFPVKGEQVTAREYCTLHGLWKS
- a CDS encoding Fur family transcriptional regulator → METLIKKLTSKNIQPSHQRIKILEILEGNRDHPNVSTIFDLLCKEMPTISKTTVYNTLNTFVEKGLVSSLTITPEELRYDYITIPHHHLLCKKCGRIIDVEVQCGFAVKQEIDGHKIEEVHGYFKGICRDCLEKEYTDKAQK
- the tatB gene encoding Sec-independent protein translocase protein TatB; the protein is MFGIGLPEILVILVVALIVVGPSRLPELAKSLGKAFNEFKRMADEVKDTIQEEVIKEEPPKETVISQETVPETEKKEDNNTKPVTHDA
- the tatC gene encoding twin-arginine translocase subunit TatC, which codes for MTKQPRTDEKQPFLSHLKELRDRLIVSFIALAIAFVFAYYFKEKVFSFLMQPFVKVMPEKSSFIFTYVTEAFITYFKISFVVAIFISSPVILYQFWMFVAPGLYEKEKKYVLPFIFFGSLCFVSGALFSYYIIMPVIYKFFVSYAGNFIIPMPDLKGYMNLTLKLLIIFGLIFELPLVAFYLGKAGIINHRMLSTKRRYAILAIFILSAIITPPDVSSQILMALPMWGLYELSIIITRFFGKKVPIDETA
- a CDS encoding NTP transferase domain-containing protein, whose protein sequence is MKQLNIVILAAGKGERMLSKKPKVMHEIMGKPMIVYAVERAKELAPVSITVVTGFGREKVEAFLERYNVNISVQTEQKGTAHAVLTAKRFIHGGNILILYGDVPLMEYSTLNDFISFYKKSGNITFMTTRVDNPSGYGRVFMDGNVIKDIIEDADATPEEKAIQEINTGICIIPEECFSLLGEIKNNNKKGEYYLTDICKVAKNKGLTVKGYHYDKSSEVLGVNGRKELLEANLTMKDRVLDAHIKNGVTLLDRNVYIESTVTIEKDTIIFPNSYIMGNTTIGEDVVIGPNTIIKNSTIHNNVHIEGFSVIEGGEIKEGAVIGPFSRIRPTTVL